Proteins encoded in a region of the Corynebacterium breve genome:
- the ureG gene encoding urease accessory protein UreG, translated as MSVIKVGVGGPVGSGKTALIERITRALDGQVSMAAITNDIYTTEDAKILARDGILPEDRIIGVETGGCPHTAIREDTSMNDAAFDELMQRHPELELVFVESGGDNLSATFSPELVDFSIYIIDVAQGEKIPRKAGQGMIKSDLFVINKTDLAPHVGADLQVMADDSKVFRGDKPFVLTNLKTDEGLDEVINWIKHDVLMQDLAE; from the coding sequence ATGAGCGTTATTAAAGTTGGAGTTGGCGGACCAGTTGGATCTGGTAAGACCGCATTGATTGAGCGTATTACTCGCGCTCTCGATGGCCAGGTATCGATGGCGGCAATCACCAATGACATCTACACCACCGAGGATGCGAAGATTCTCGCCCGCGACGGCATTCTTCCTGAAGACCGCATCATTGGTGTGGAAACAGGTGGCTGCCCTCACACCGCGATCCGCGAAGATACCTCGATGAACGACGCAGCTTTCGACGAGCTGATGCAGCGCCACCCAGAGCTCGAGTTAGTATTCGTTGAATCCGGTGGCGACAACCTCAGTGCGACCTTCAGCCCAGAGCTGGTGGACTTCTCCATCTACATCATTGACGTTGCTCAAGGCGAGAAGATCCCTCGCAAGGCTGGACAGGGCATGATCAAATCTGACTTGTTCGTGATCAACAAGACTGACCTGGCACCACACGTGGGAGCAGATCTGCAGGTCATGGCGGATGACTCCAAGGTTTTCCGCGGTGACAAGCCATTCGTGCTGACTAACCTGAAGACGGACGAAGGCCTCGATGAGGTTATCAACTGGATCAAGCACGATGTCCTGATGCAGGATCTGGCCGAGTGA
- a CDS encoding ABC transporter substrate-binding protein codes for MKKRVLLLAVVPLILVGCTQPASNSKVRISVKNCGNTVNMEMVPQRVVLQNPASVETLAQLGVLDHVVAKAGYFPEDYFARDTNETLSKVPTLSDKLDETGHVEVSYEDVMAEEPDLIIGYSDEVNTDTVTDIPIVTEPTFCGEVRNASFEDINAHIDLYASLFNEREAAVNMKSDIAHYISRLNEQAGAGKSVAVVYPGLNGAPMYAYGKDSMAHPIVESVGLTNVFDDQQDRVAEITPEQLVEKNPDVIVVLHSDEPGAKEAVKALPGADAITAVNKNEIFDMHLAFAEAPTPLAVQGAKQLEGFLEGK; via the coding sequence ATGAAAAAGCGCGTATTACTGCTCGCTGTTGTTCCACTCATCCTCGTCGGCTGCACTCAGCCAGCTTCCAACAGCAAGGTCAGAATCAGCGTAAAGAACTGCGGAAACACCGTGAACATGGAGATGGTGCCACAAAGAGTTGTCTTGCAAAACCCGGCATCAGTGGAAACACTCGCCCAGCTTGGAGTGCTTGACCACGTCGTCGCTAAGGCGGGCTATTTCCCAGAAGACTACTTTGCCAGAGACACCAACGAAACGCTTTCTAAAGTCCCCACGCTATCCGACAAACTCGATGAGACCGGCCACGTGGAAGTCTCCTATGAAGATGTCATGGCAGAAGAACCCGATTTGATCATCGGTTATAGCGACGAGGTCAATACAGATACCGTCACCGACATCCCGATTGTTACTGAACCGACCTTCTGCGGAGAAGTCAGGAACGCATCGTTTGAGGACATCAACGCGCACATCGATCTCTATGCATCGTTATTCAACGAACGCGAAGCAGCGGTTAACATGAAGTCAGACATCGCACATTACATTTCGCGTTTGAACGAGCAGGCAGGCGCGGGCAAGTCTGTCGCCGTCGTCTACCCAGGTCTGAATGGCGCACCAATGTACGCCTACGGCAAAGACTCAATGGCCCATCCGATCGTGGAATCCGTCGGACTCACCAACGTTTTTGACGATCAGCAAGACCGCGTCGCCGAGATTACCCCTGAGCAACTCGTGGAGAAGAACCCCGACGTCATCGTGGTCCTACACTCCGACGAGCCCGGAGCAAAGGAAGCAGTCAAGGCCCTCCCAGGTGCCGACGCAATCACCGCCGTGAACAAAAACGAAATCTTTGACATGCATCTAGCCTTCGCCGAAGCGCCGACACCACTGGCCGTACAGGGCGCCAAGCAGCTTGAGGGCTTCCTCGAAGGCAAGTAG
- a CDS encoding ArsR/SmtB family transcription factor produces the protein MTNLERNLNLAEEWSGTFKIMGDPTRLKLLNAIHFAGQFKLSVSELADATGVRVATTSAALRAMELNGTVTSTRDGRSILYGIADDHVHQLLHWIGSSHLHQH, from the coding sequence ATGACAAACCTTGAGAGAAATCTCAACCTTGCCGAGGAATGGTCAGGAACGTTCAAGATCATGGGCGACCCTACCCGACTCAAGCTCCTCAACGCGATTCACTTCGCCGGGCAGTTCAAGCTCTCAGTCAGCGAACTTGCGGATGCCACCGGAGTGCGCGTCGCCACCACCTCAGCGGCACTGCGCGCAATGGAACTCAACGGTACGGTGACATCCACCCGCGATGGCCGGAGTATTCTCTACGGCATCGCGGACGACCACGTGCATCAACTGCTGCACTGGATTGGCTCTAGCCACCTGCACCAGCACTAA
- the ureE gene encoding urease accessory protein UreE, with the protein MIITELSGNLNDLPPEEREALTIDYVTFDNESRLKRVQRATAESGDEVALRLPTDFRELADGDILSRDGDKVFAVKIAPTDVLVIAPRSIREALAVAHTLGNRHLQAQFFDASSEFGKEVMVVRYDHTVEHHLDHVAVPYTRGEHVMPGAFRHAEHSH; encoded by the coding sequence ATGATCATTACCGAGTTATCCGGCAACCTCAATGACCTTCCTCCAGAAGAGCGCGAAGCGTTGACCATTGACTACGTCACCTTTGACAACGAGTCCAGGCTCAAGCGTGTCCAGCGGGCAACTGCCGAGTCCGGCGATGAGGTGGCCCTGCGGCTCCCCACTGACTTCCGCGAGCTCGCCGACGGTGACATCCTCTCCCGCGATGGCGATAAGGTCTTTGCCGTGAAAATCGCACCGACCGACGTCTTGGTCATCGCACCCCGCTCGATCCGCGAGGCACTCGCTGTCGCTCACACCCTGGGCAATCGCCATCTGCAGGCCCAGTTCTTCGACGCTTCGAGTGAGTTTGGCAAGGAGGTCATGGTCGTACGCTATGACCACACCGTTGAGCACCACCTCGACCACGTGGCAGTGCCATACACCCGTGGCGAGCACGTAATGCCGGGAGCTTTCCGCCATGCCGAGCACTCTCACTAA
- a CDS encoding urease accessory protein UreD: MWDLPEGVFLHDPPREEMGVLELGVEISGGKSIATSQFHTRALKIIRPHYLDDSGQVYYIVVNPGGGFVGGDAYRMKLDVADNASMLLTDQSAAKVYRTPDDFVVQNIEMSVGDGAVLEYVPDQLILYRDADFRQQIKADVHPNGSLFISDIITPGWSPDGGHFLYKQARIRTEVTMEGEVVLVDNLRINPLESEFGQDHDFIMGGKTHVATAICFDPGLTPERLDEVKGIVAKRAADDDDLIAAVTTCDRPGFVLRALGSRTEELMALVQAVANYVRGEMRGQGPIHLRQY, translated from the coding sequence ATGTGGGATTTACCAGAAGGCGTTTTCCTTCATGACCCACCGCGGGAGGAGATGGGCGTCCTCGAACTGGGCGTTGAAATTAGTGGCGGCAAGTCCATCGCGACCTCGCAGTTTCATACCCGCGCGCTCAAGATCATCCGCCCGCACTACTTGGACGATTCCGGCCAGGTGTACTACATCGTGGTCAATCCCGGCGGCGGCTTCGTTGGCGGCGATGCGTACCGGATGAAGCTCGATGTCGCGGACAACGCTTCGATGCTGCTGACCGACCAGTCTGCAGCAAAGGTGTACCGCACCCCGGACGACTTCGTCGTGCAGAACATCGAAATGTCAGTTGGCGATGGGGCAGTGCTCGAGTACGTTCCTGACCAGCTGATTCTGTACCGAGACGCGGATTTCCGACAGCAGATTAAGGCCGATGTTCACCCGAACGGCTCGCTGTTTATCTCGGACATCATTACGCCCGGATGGTCGCCTGACGGCGGGCACTTCCTGTACAAGCAGGCCCGCATTCGCACCGAAGTAACCATGGAAGGCGAAGTAGTCCTGGTGGACAACCTGCGGATCAATCCGTTGGAGAGTGAGTTCGGCCAAGATCACGACTTCATCATGGGTGGAAAAACCCACGTGGCTACTGCTATTTGTTTCGACCCAGGCCTTACGCCGGAGCGGCTTGACGAGGTGAAGGGAATCGTCGCGAAGCGAGCTGCTGACGACGATGACCTGATAGCTGCCGTGACAACCTGCGATAGGCCGGGTTTCGTATTGCGTGCGCTGGGAAGCCGCACTGAGGAACTCATGGCGTTGGTGCAGGCTGTGGCCAATTATGTCCGCGGTGAGATGCGCGGCCAGGGGCCAATTCACTTGCGGCAGTATTAG
- a CDS encoding urease subunit beta, with protein sequence MIPGEIFIAEDGPIIINEGSESITIEVTNKGDRPVQVGSHFHFAEANSELEFDREAAQGKRLDIPAGTAVRLEPGDSRTVNLVDFGGKREIYGFNGKVNGKVD encoded by the coding sequence ATGATCCCAGGTGAGATTTTCATTGCAGAAGACGGCCCAATCATCATCAATGAGGGTTCGGAATCTATCACCATCGAGGTAACCAACAAGGGCGACCGTCCAGTTCAGGTTGGTTCCCACTTCCACTTCGCAGAAGCAAACAGCGAGTTGGAGTTTGACCGTGAAGCAGCACAGGGCAAGCGCCTCGACATTCCTGCTGGCACCGCAGTTCGTCTTGAGCCAGGCGATTCCCGCACCGTGAATCTGGTCGATTTTGGCGGCAAGCGCGAAATCTACGGCTTCAACGGCAAGGTCAACGGCAAGGTCGACTAA
- a CDS encoding urease accessory protein UreF, whose translation MPSTLTNRRGELVIWHLTDSALPTGGFAHSAGLETFVLANEITDPESYSRWLHGYLRQASFSEALAVRFAVELQEAALDDDHKAAQLKKLDQLVHACQTPKQVRTSMNSMGKRMSRVAAIISPEDVLVSRYAEAITAGEMRGNPGLAAGLVLGANGVSAADAVNAYLMQMANSMTQNAIRAIPLGQDAGQRVLVSAYDVILQAGEMTMGHDVSDLGAVAPRLEVAQMEHESLRSRMFMS comes from the coding sequence ATGCCGAGCACTCTCACTAATCGTCGCGGAGAGCTGGTCATTTGGCACCTGACCGACTCGGCTCTCCCCACGGGTGGGTTCGCGCATTCCGCCGGCCTAGAAACTTTTGTGCTAGCCAATGAGATCACCGACCCCGAGTCGTATTCCCGCTGGCTGCACGGGTATCTGCGCCAGGCGTCGTTTAGCGAGGCCCTTGCTGTGCGCTTTGCCGTTGAGCTCCAAGAAGCAGCGCTTGACGACGACCACAAAGCCGCGCAGCTGAAGAAGCTGGATCAGTTGGTCCATGCCTGCCAGACCCCGAAGCAGGTGCGCACATCAATGAACTCAATGGGTAAGCGCATGTCTCGCGTAGCGGCGATCATTTCTCCGGAGGATGTCTTGGTGTCGAGGTACGCAGAGGCCATCACTGCTGGTGAGATGCGGGGCAATCCGGGACTCGCCGCGGGCCTCGTGCTGGGCGCCAACGGTGTCTCGGCAGCGGATGCCGTGAATGCTTACCTGATGCAGATGGCCAACTCGATGACGCAGAATGCGATCCGCGCTATCCCTTTGGGCCAAGACGCCGGGCAGCGTGTCCTCGTCAGCGCCTATGATGTGATTTTACAAGCGGGCGAGATGACCATGGGTCACGATGTCAGCGATCTCGGTGCCGTGGCGCCACGGCTGGAGGTGGCACAGATGGAGCATGAGTCCCTGCGCAGCCGCATGTTTATGTCTTAA
- the casA gene encoding type I-E CRISPR-associated protein Cse1/CasA, whose translation MSQEFNLFDEPWITVLDHAGNTEEVSLTNLFQNSRDYRALANESPTVDFAILRIILAILYRAWRKVSSRNRRKAIEHWREKWEQQALFDELVESYIQEVYPRFNLRDDEAPFFQVHDLHTAKNEWKPISLILPDVGEEGDLFTMARDVQSIPPAQAARMLIHTMAWDFSGIKSGAVGDRRVKGGKGYPIGTGWAGWLGATILEGNSLHETVMLNYIGTKPSTMDEEREDLPVWEKPPLNQEPEKSKHVDQPSDPENAATGPVELLTWQQRRMRLRWNESGDANGVLVCNGDPVGYTIAFGVETMTPWRFSEPQTKKFKSVRYLPQQLVPGRAMWRSIGGLLPNQTAPQVKKGIGEGSALAKPAMTVEWISSLSGAKILPRSQTVRLRMVTMEYGAKSSSYSNIIADNLVLSSGLLDENSEEIRGVVRRAVEITELVARMISGYFRNISFAAGNRDLTDGEISDLMTRFYGSIDNQFRQWLTSLASHGDAVDGLEKWQSLLLGVARRLAGELLAAQNPQVWQGATDKDGKVMNAAIADSILNASLYKLLAPKDASKTTNGGNDE comes from the coding sequence ATGTCTCAAGAGTTCAACCTTTTCGACGAGCCATGGATCACAGTTCTTGATCATGCCGGCAACACTGAGGAAGTTAGCCTTACAAATCTGTTCCAAAATTCTCGGGACTATCGAGCATTGGCAAATGAATCGCCAACTGTCGATTTTGCGATTCTAAGAATCATACTCGCGATTCTCTACCGTGCGTGGCGCAAAGTATCCTCACGCAATCGTCGCAAAGCAATAGAGCACTGGCGAGAGAAGTGGGAGCAGCAGGCGCTTTTCGATGAGCTCGTCGAGAGCTACATTCAGGAGGTCTATCCTCGGTTCAATTTGCGTGACGACGAAGCACCGTTCTTCCAAGTCCATGATCTTCACACCGCAAAGAATGAGTGGAAACCCATCTCGTTGATTCTTCCCGATGTGGGAGAAGAGGGCGATCTCTTTACGATGGCGCGGGATGTGCAATCGATCCCGCCCGCTCAGGCCGCACGGATGTTAATTCACACCATGGCTTGGGACTTTTCAGGAATCAAATCCGGTGCAGTAGGTGATCGGAGGGTGAAGGGAGGAAAAGGCTACCCGATTGGGACCGGTTGGGCTGGCTGGTTAGGAGCAACCATTCTCGAGGGCAATAGTTTGCATGAAACGGTGATGTTGAACTACATCGGCACAAAGCCTTCAACGATGGATGAAGAGCGTGAAGACTTGCCGGTGTGGGAAAAACCTCCACTTAACCAGGAACCAGAGAAGTCCAAGCATGTTGACCAGCCGAGTGATCCTGAAAATGCTGCAACTGGCCCGGTCGAATTATTAACTTGGCAACAACGTCGCATGCGTCTCCGCTGGAATGAGTCCGGCGATGCGAACGGCGTACTTGTCTGTAACGGTGACCCAGTAGGCTACACCATCGCCTTCGGAGTTGAGACGATGACTCCGTGGCGTTTTAGCGAGCCTCAGACGAAGAAGTTTAAGTCAGTTCGATACTTGCCCCAACAGTTGGTCCCAGGAAGAGCAATGTGGCGCTCAATCGGTGGGTTATTGCCGAACCAAACAGCACCACAAGTAAAGAAGGGCATTGGCGAGGGAAGCGCGCTGGCGAAACCAGCTATGACCGTGGAGTGGATTTCAAGTCTCAGCGGTGCAAAGATTCTTCCACGCTCACAGACAGTCAGGCTACGAATGGTCACGATGGAGTACGGGGCAAAGTCTTCGTCCTACTCCAACATCATTGCGGATAATCTGGTCTTATCCTCCGGACTTCTTGATGAAAACTCCGAAGAAATACGCGGTGTGGTTAGACGTGCGGTCGAAATTACAGAGCTCGTGGCTCGAATGATTTCAGGATATTTCCGAAACATTTCATTCGCCGCTGGCAACCGTGACCTCACTGATGGAGAAATCAGTGACTTAATGACTCGCTTTTACGGATCCATTGATAATCAGTTCCGACAGTGGCTCACATCTTTAGCTTCTCATGGGGACGCAGTCGACGGCCTCGAAAAATGGCAGTCATTGTTGTTAGGCGTGGCGCGTCGACTCGCAGGTGAACTCCTAGCGGCTCAGAATCCGCAAGTGTGGCAAGGTGCCACGGACAAAGACGGAAAAGTAATGAATGCTGCGATTGCAGATTCAATTCTTAACGCATCGTTGTACAAACTTTTGGCGCCGAAAGATGCTTCCAAGACTACAAACGGAGGAAACGATGAATGA
- the ureC gene encoding urease subunit alpha encodes MSFEMERRQYAELHGPTTGDGIRLADTDLIARIERDHTTYGEEVSFGGGKVIRDGMGQDGRSTADQNIPDLVIVNATIIDYTGIIKADIAVKDGKILKIGKAGNPDTQDNVDITVGVATEVIAGEGKIVTAGAVDTHIHFISPDQVEAALDNGTTTLVGGGSGPVDSTNATTVTAGPNNIKTMIKASANFPINVGFLGKGHASEAEPLREQIRAGAVGLKIHEDWGSTANAIDQALSVADEMDVQIAIHTDTLNEGGFADNTIAAFKDRVIHTFHTEGAGGGHAPDILKVAGLPNVLPASTNPTLPYTKNTMDEHLDMIMVCHHLNPDLPEDVAFADSRIRKETIAAEDVLHDMGILSITSSDSQAMGRVGEVVLRTWQVAHRMKTQRGPLEGDTDTNDNNRIKRYVAKYTINPAIAAGISHAVGSVEEGKIADLVVWDPAYFGVKPNIILKSGFIARSIMGDSNASIPTPQPRTMRYAFGALGAAAGQTSVTFLPTAALEAGLPEELGINRTFVEAKNMRNISKKDLKFNDATPEIAIDPETYDLTVDGEKITSEPADELPMAQRYFLF; translated from the coding sequence ATGTCTTTTGAAATGGAACGGCGCCAATACGCTGAACTGCACGGCCCAACCACTGGTGACGGCATTCGTTTGGCAGATACCGATCTGATCGCACGCATCGAGCGCGACCACACCACCTACGGCGAAGAGGTTTCCTTCGGCGGCGGCAAGGTTATCCGCGACGGCATGGGACAGGACGGCCGCAGCACCGCGGATCAGAATATCCCGGATCTGGTTATCGTTAACGCGACCATCATTGACTACACCGGCATCATCAAGGCAGACATTGCTGTCAAAGACGGCAAGATCTTGAAGATCGGTAAGGCGGGTAACCCGGATACTCAGGATAACGTAGACATCACCGTCGGCGTTGCTACCGAGGTTATCGCTGGCGAGGGCAAGATTGTCACCGCTGGTGCGGTGGACACTCACATCCACTTCATCTCCCCAGATCAGGTTGAGGCTGCTCTGGACAACGGCACGACCACGCTCGTTGGTGGCGGCTCCGGCCCAGTTGACTCCACCAATGCAACCACCGTTACTGCAGGCCCGAACAACATCAAGACGATGATCAAGGCTTCGGCGAACTTCCCAATCAACGTCGGTTTCCTGGGTAAGGGTCACGCATCTGAGGCAGAGCCACTGCGCGAGCAGATCCGCGCAGGCGCGGTTGGCCTGAAGATCCACGAGGACTGGGGCTCTACCGCCAATGCAATTGACCAGGCACTGAGCGTTGCCGACGAGATGGATGTCCAGATTGCGATCCACACCGATACTCTGAACGAGGGTGGCTTCGCGGACAACACCATCGCAGCATTCAAGGACCGGGTCATCCACACCTTCCACACCGAGGGCGCCGGCGGCGGACACGCTCCGGACATCCTCAAGGTTGCAGGCCTTCCAAACGTTCTTCCGGCATCGACCAACCCGACCTTGCCTTACACCAAGAACACCATGGATGAGCACCTTGACATGATCATGGTGTGCCACCACTTGAACCCTGACCTGCCTGAAGACGTTGCATTCGCTGACTCCCGCATCCGTAAGGAAACCATTGCGGCTGAGGACGTGCTGCACGACATGGGCATCCTGTCCATCACTTCTTCTGACTCCCAGGCGATGGGTCGCGTTGGCGAGGTTGTTCTGCGCACCTGGCAGGTTGCACACCGCATGAAGACCCAGCGCGGTCCGCTCGAGGGTGACACCGATACCAATGACAACAACCGCATCAAGCGCTACGTTGCGAAGTACACCATCAACCCAGCAATCGCCGCAGGTATTTCCCACGCGGTTGGTTCCGTGGAAGAGGGCAAGATCGCTGACCTCGTGGTGTGGGACCCTGCATACTTCGGTGTGAAGCCAAACATCATCCTGAAGAGCGGCTTCATCGCACGCTCCATCATGGGTGACTCCAACGCTTCGATCCCAACCCCACAGCCACGTACCATGCGCTACGCATTCGGCGCACTCGGCGCAGCAGCGGGCCAGACCTCTGTAACCTTCCTGCCTACCGCGGCGCTGGAAGCTGGCCTGCCCGAAGAGCTGGGAATCAACCGCACGTTCGTCGAGGCGAAGAACATGCGCAACATTTCCAAGAAGGATCTCAAGTTCAATGACGCAACCCCAGAGATTGCCATCGACCCTGAGACCTACGATCTGACTGTGGATGGCGAGAAGATTACCTCTGAGCCAGCAGACGAACTGCCAATGGCACAGCGCTACTTCCTGTTCTAA
- the cas3 gene encoding CRISPR-associated helicase Cas3', which yields MEPKWLFVPWAKTIDNSDRGFPLVSHSLDVAEIIVPAALHFLGQEYLDGLSERQGASAESILKLAGIAHDCGKMSPFFQLKQPDLFSPLNSFGFTVPRYGYHASETHHSDISGFALTEWLDSKCDSPRDFSNREAWFFIMTGHHGRFHGDLNESDVLINEPAEWRQARHQLLDWLMVQVGITDQEITRICRSCWEVDDLVIVSAILIVADWLGSNAYYFPYDLDEERSREGRLERALERIDLGGKWAPDPDPVENFADRFNVPSGAQLRTVQKAVVEVAQAMDEPTFLLLENETGGGKTAAALVAADIIAEKFGLSGLYFAQPTMMNSNAMFSQIVRWLKSSVVETEHPVSAVLVHGKAAFNEEFDALKRPSFYGVFDDEHDKKSGQVQATTWFAGPKRGLLGSAVVGTIDQLLFASLNSKHVVLRHLGLLNKVVIIDEIHASDTFMQTYLVATLEWLGFYGVPVIALSATVSRDLRTMLLSAYKRGASRFEMDSLSSQEKEAIGAPGVYPRLSSVNSEQAFVHPVSADDRSSTITIEYCPGDAATVANQIIEESVLGGCVISICSTVSRAQELYAEVLQLASGETDKVVLLHSRFLALHRAEREQALVDLLGRDTSQRPKRLIVVSTQIVEQGLDLDFDLMFTDIAPVDLILQRAGRLHRHPIPSELRPVNMSKPRLVITGIERGNEEVPPRFPRGIEAVYRRYRLLRTALVLDRHVERSGGVIRSPKDVPTLIDGAYDRADEDLDLPNSWLAEWEKAKCDEEDFKRSQKSRSRITVLPSAEEGSVMSWGTKAMTAAEEVSAGAQVRDIDESIEVVVVRRINGRVFPLIQAGEDVAGIAIDGEVELDPAIARRVAQCTIRLPGYLITDDDLCQLESEGRFGAWHYSPWLKGQLPLILDENLSVNLERTRLIYEERRGLVMSDPPGRS from the coding sequence ATGGAACCAAAATGGTTGTTCGTTCCGTGGGCAAAGACCATTGATAACTCCGATCGTGGCTTTCCTCTTGTCTCACACAGTCTTGATGTAGCGGAGATCATTGTTCCTGCAGCCCTGCATTTCCTAGGGCAGGAATACTTGGACGGTCTTTCTGAAAGACAAGGTGCCTCGGCGGAGTCCATTCTCAAACTCGCAGGTATCGCGCACGATTGTGGCAAGATGTCCCCGTTTTTCCAGCTAAAGCAACCTGATCTATTTAGCCCGCTAAATTCCTTTGGCTTCACTGTACCAAGGTATGGATATCACGCTTCTGAAACGCATCATTCAGACATCAGCGGATTCGCCCTGACGGAGTGGCTCGATAGCAAATGTGATTCTCCCCGTGATTTTTCTAATCGTGAAGCCTGGTTCTTCATTATGACGGGTCACCATGGGAGATTCCATGGTGACCTTAACGAATCCGATGTACTTATAAATGAACCAGCGGAATGGCGACAGGCGCGACACCAGCTTCTCGACTGGTTGATGGTGCAAGTCGGAATTACTGATCAGGAAATCACTAGAATCTGCCGATCATGCTGGGAAGTTGACGATTTAGTAATTGTCTCAGCGATTCTTATCGTGGCCGACTGGCTCGGTTCAAATGCTTATTATTTTCCATATGACCTGGACGAGGAACGTAGCAGGGAAGGGCGTCTTGAACGGGCTCTCGAACGTATCGACTTGGGTGGGAAATGGGCTCCTGATCCGGATCCAGTAGAAAATTTTGCGGACCGCTTCAATGTTCCTAGTGGTGCACAATTACGTACCGTTCAGAAGGCGGTCGTTGAGGTCGCACAAGCGATGGACGAACCAACTTTTCTACTACTAGAAAATGAAACCGGCGGTGGAAAGACCGCTGCCGCGTTGGTGGCAGCGGATATCATCGCCGAAAAGTTTGGACTTAGTGGGTTGTATTTCGCGCAACCGACAATGATGAACTCGAACGCGATGTTCAGCCAAATCGTTCGCTGGCTGAAAAGCTCCGTTGTGGAAACTGAACACCCAGTTTCAGCCGTCCTCGTTCACGGAAAGGCCGCTTTCAACGAAGAATTTGATGCGTTGAAGCGGCCTTCTTTTTACGGTGTTTTCGATGATGAACATGACAAGAAATCTGGACAAGTGCAGGCGACCACTTGGTTTGCCGGGCCTAAACGGGGATTGCTCGGAAGCGCTGTCGTGGGGACGATTGATCAGTTGCTTTTCGCATCATTGAATTCAAAACATGTCGTGTTGAGGCATCTTGGTTTGTTGAACAAAGTCGTCATCATCGATGAGATCCACGCGTCAGACACGTTTATGCAAACTTACTTAGTCGCGACACTTGAATGGCTTGGATTCTATGGGGTACCCGTTATCGCGTTATCAGCCACTGTGTCTAGGGACCTTCGAACTATGTTGCTCAGTGCTTACAAACGTGGGGCATCGAGGTTTGAGATGGATTCGCTCAGTTCACAAGAAAAAGAAGCAATCGGGGCACCTGGGGTTTATCCCCGTTTGAGTTCAGTCAATAGTGAACAGGCATTTGTACATCCAGTTTCTGCGGATGATAGGTCTTCGACAATAACGATTGAGTACTGCCCTGGGGATGCTGCCACGGTGGCGAATCAGATCATCGAAGAGTCAGTTCTCGGTGGCTGTGTTATTTCGATCTGCTCAACAGTCAGTCGAGCGCAAGAGCTGTATGCCGAAGTCTTGCAATTAGCAAGTGGAGAAACTGACAAAGTGGTTTTGCTCCACTCGCGGTTTCTTGCGTTGCACCGCGCCGAAAGGGAGCAAGCGTTAGTCGATCTGCTGGGCCGAGACACAAGCCAGCGTCCAAAGCGATTGATCGTGGTTTCCACTCAAATTGTGGAACAAGGGCTCGATCTCGATTTCGATTTGATGTTCACTGATATTGCGCCAGTCGATCTGATCCTGCAGAGAGCCGGGCGTCTTCATCGCCATCCGATCCCTAGTGAACTTCGGCCCGTCAACATGTCGAAACCGCGACTCGTGATTACAGGAATTGAGCGAGGAAATGAAGAGGTCCCACCCCGTTTCCCACGCGGAATCGAGGCTGTTTATCGCCGTTATCGTCTGTTGAGAACGGCGCTTGTACTTGATCGTCATGTTGAGCGCTCTGGCGGAGTGATCCGATCGCCAAAGGATGTACCAACTCTTATTGATGGAGCTTATGATCGCGCAGACGAAGACTTGGATCTTCCTAATTCCTGGCTTGCAGAATGGGAAAAGGCCAAGTGCGACGAGGAAGATTTCAAACGCAGCCAGAAGTCTCGTTCGCGAATCACCGTACTTCCTTCGGCAGAGGAGGGATCCGTGATGAGTTGGGGGACTAAGGCGATGACAGCTGCTGAGGAAGTTAGTGCTGGAGCACAGGTTCGCGACATCGACGAATCGATTGAAGTTGTTGTGGTTCGTCGAATAAATGGACGTGTTTTTCCTCTCATTCAAGCCGGCGAGGACGTTGCAGGGATCGCGATTGACGGAGAAGTAGAACTTGATCCAGCGATTGCTCGTCGCGTGGCACAATGCACGATTCGTCTACCTGGGTATTTGATTACTGATGATGACCTGTGTCAATTGGAATCGGAGGGCCGTTTCGGAGCTTGGCATTATTCGCCATGGCTCAAGGGGCAACTCCCATTGATCTTGGACGAGAACCTTTCCGTAAATCTCGAGCGAACTCGCTTGATTTATGAAGAACGAAGGGGGCTCGTCATGTCAGATCCGCCAGGAAGGAGTTAA